The bacterium genomic interval CCTATGCCTTGCATCAGAATTATCCAAACCCGTTCAATCCGACCACCGTCATCCGTTATGAAATACCGGATGATCAAGCGGTAACGATCAGGGTGTACGATCTCAGCGGCCGGGAATTGGAAACGCTGGTCAACGGGGCACAGACGGCAGGCAGCCACGAAGTGGTGTGGAACGCTGCGGGATATGCCAGCGGCATCTATTTATACCGCATTGAGGCTGGATCGTTCAGCAAGCTTTTGCGTATGCTGCTGATCAAATAAGCAGCAAATGACCACGGGCCGCTTGACCGGTTGACAGCGGTCTGAAAAAGAACGGCAAGCGCGGGAAAACAACGACTCCCGCGCTTGCCGTTTAAGGCGGGTGTGCCGGTTAAGCGTGTGGGGCTGGTTGGAGCCGCTGCGCAAACGGCTTAATGGGGGAGGGGCCGGCCTTTTTCCAGTCAGGCGATGCATTCGGCCAGCTTGTGAGGGGAGCGGGGAAGAGCCGTGCAGGCCATGGCACTATAATAAATCTTTTTTCTTGATTTTCATGCTATTTTTCCTTACATTGAAAGGCTTTAAATGTAAGGATTTGCTTTTGTTTGTGTTGAGATTAAGTGACTATTTGAATAGGGAGTGTTTATCATGTCGAAACGGTGTGATATCTGCGGCAAGGGTCCGATGAGCGGAAATAAGATCAGCCATGCCCATAATTTGACCAGAACCCGTTGGATGCCGAACATCAAAAAATTGCGCATCCAGGACGGCAAATCTACGCGACAGGCTTATGTGTGCAACCGCTGCCTGCGCTCGGGCAAAGTGACCAAGGCAATATAAAGCAGTTCCCCCTTTAAAAGCCCTTCCTCGAAGGGCTTTTTTTTTAGCTTTTCTCCCCGATCTCTGCCTGTCTGCGGCCGCCCAGCGCTTTGCTGCGTTGATACGCAGCCCAAATGGAACGGGATACGACGGTTCGCAGGCTTCCTTTTTCCA includes:
- a CDS encoding T9SS type A sorting domain-containing protein, translated to YALHQNYPNPFNPTTVIRYEIPDDQAVTIRVYDLSGRELETLVNGAQTAGSHEVVWNAAGYASGIYLYRIEAGSFSKLLRMLLIK
- a CDS encoding 50S ribosomal protein L28, whose protein sequence is MSKRCDICGKGPMSGNKISHAHNLTRTRWMPNIKKLRIQDGKSTRQAYVCNRCLRSGKVTKAI